A window of Oncorhynchus nerka isolate Pitt River linkage group LG4, Oner_Uvic_2.0, whole genome shotgun sequence contains these coding sequences:
- the naif1 gene encoding nuclear apoptosis-inducing factor 1, producing MASNTKKRKMNFSEREVEIIVEEIEKQKHTLVNHFNAGVTHIAKNNAWIEILKKVNAVTTCPRELAEVKKKWSDMKTEVRRKVAQARAAIEETTTDCTPVHVILTAMQQRICNLLGEATIISLPTGDPDAEITLPVTMSSATTVTLTESLQTASASCEETKLDVETTYHTLEEGGVVEYCTTTEATPTVVTAVESHPVEMLTSVSSSPPHSQAKPQELKSRIALNSARLLQEQRVTNVHVRQIAQHLEGQNELLQMIRRSQEAQAYAQERQAQALEGTQAALLALVQMMRPALKDLRKFLQSGTDNSNNSSGAAAEGSEQRPKTPPPQPADEG from the exons ATGGCATCGaatacaaaaaaaagaaaaatgaaTTTTTCAGAGAGGGAGGTCGAAATTATTGTGGAGGAAATAGAGAAACAAAAGCACACACTCGTTAACCACTTCAATGCTGGAGTCACTCACATAGCAAAGAATAACGCGTGGATAGAAATTCTGAAGAAGGTGAACGCTGTAACAACATGCCCAAGAGAGTTGGCTGAAGTCAAGAAGAAGTGGTCGGATATGAAGACCGAGGTGAGGCGCAAAGTGGCCCAGGCTAGGGCGGCAATTGAGGAGACCACTACCGACTGCACTCCGGTTCACGTCATCCTCACTGCTATGCAGCAGCGTATTTGTAACCTTTTGGGAGAGGCGACTATCATCAGTTTACCTACTGGAGACCCAGATGCTGAGATAACTTTACCTGTTACTATGAGTTCAGCCACCACCGTGACACTCACAGAGA GCCTTCAGACAGCTTCAGCATCATGCGAGGAGACTAAATTAGATG TCGAGACCACATACCACACATTGGAAGAAGGCGGTGTGGTTGAGTACTGCACCACCACTGAAGCCACGCCCACCGTGGTGACCGCTGTGGAGTCGCATCCGGTGGAGATGCTGACGTCAGTGTCGTCTTCTCCGCCACACAGCCAGGCCAAGCCCCAGGAGCTGAAGAGCCGCATCGCCCTCAACTCAGCCCGGCTCCTCCAAGAACAGCGGGTCACCAATGTGCACGTGAGGCAGATTGCCCAGCACCTGGAGGGCCAGAATGAGCTGCTGCAGATGATCCGGAGGTCCCAGGAAGCACAGGCCTACGCCCAGGAGAGGCAGGCCCAGGCCCTGGAGGGAACCCAGGCAGCCCTGCTGGCCCTGGTTCAGATGATGAGGCCTGCTCTCAAGGACCTGAGGAAGTTCCTGCAGAGCGGGACTGACAACTCCAACAACAGCTCTGGGGCTGCTGcagagggttcagaacagaggcCCAAGACCCCGCCTCCACAACCAGCAGACGAAGGCTAA